Proteins co-encoded in one Girardinichthys multiradiatus isolate DD_20200921_A chromosome 11, DD_fGirMul_XY1, whole genome shotgun sequence genomic window:
- the LOC124876575 gene encoding early growth response protein 1-like, which translates to MAATKAELLLSALQISEPLFGHPPPLSPLDGYPKLEELQMFLQNAASAAEAAGLLGGEPSEFADSLSDLTDLQNFPPLTPRLTPLAYSGRFIFEPSVSCGGGSNQLAEPLFSLLSGLVSMAATPAPCSLTTSSSPPTVTSSAPSQSSLSCGSADNTSIFSATPSYMSAPESNHLLPPSDVRSAAQVFQPQVPPPACIQPPTMVVPMLPDYLLPQQVTEGEVGHSQDQKPVLPPLTPLPTIKAFSSQFQPHGAACRNRAPPAGRQCKTPPHERPYACPADGCDRRFSRSDELTRHVRVHTGQKPFQCRICMRSFSRSDHLTTHIRTHTGEKPFACVECGRKFARSDERKRHAKIHQRQRERRVDRAGITPTTMLTVSPTDSLIMQTSSPCLASSSPLTIQTSSTCFTSSSSCFTSSLSQVYTTSPSPNLYPSSCSSPMGSPQSELPSPHSTNIC; encoded by the exons ATGGCAGCAACCAAAGCAGAGCTACTGCTGTCCGCCCTGCAGATCTCAGAGCCGCTTTTCGGACACCCGCCACCGCTGTCCCCGCTGGACGGATACccgaagctggaggagctgcagatgttTCTGCAGAACGCCGCGTCTGCCGCCGAGGCGGCCGGGCTGCTGGGCGGGGAGCCCAGCGAGTTCGCAG ATTCCCTGTCAGACCTCACAGACCTGCAGAACTTCCCTCCTCTCACCCCTCGCCTCACCCCTCTGGCCTATAGTGGGCGCTTCATCTTTGAGCCATCAGTCTcttgtggtggtggcagcaatcaGTTGGCAGAGCCGCTCTTCAGCTTGCTGTCAGGGTTAGTGAGCATGGCGGCGACTCCTGCACCCTGCAGCCTCACCACCTCTTCATCGCCTCCTACAGTGACATCATCAGCACCCTCTCAGTCCAGCCTCAGCTGCGGGTCTGCAGACAACACCTCTATCTTCTCTGCGACACCTTCATACATGtctgcaccagaatcaaaccaCCTCCTTCCTCCCAGTGACGTCCGGTCTGCCGCCCAGGTCTTCCAGCCGCAGGTCCCGCCACCCGCCTGCATCCAGCCACCCACCATGGTGGTCCCCATGCTGCCGGACTACCTCCTGCCACAGCAGGTAACAGAAGGCGAGGTTGGCCACAGTCAGGACCAGAAGCCAGTGCTGCCACCACTCACGCCTCTTCCCACTATCAAAGCCTTCTCCTCGCAGTTCCAGCCCCACGGGGCCGCCTGCAGGAACAGGGCGCCCCCAGCAGGGAGGCAGTGCAAAACTCCACCCCATGAGCGGCCATACGCCTGCCCTGCTGATGGCTGCGACCGCCGCTTCTCCCGCTCAGATGAACTGACGCGCCATGTGCGCGTACACACGGGACAGAAGCCATTCCAGTGTCGCATCTGCATGCGCAGCTTCAGCCGCAGCGACCACCTGACCACGCATATTCGCACGCATACTGGCGAGAAGCCATTTGCCTGCGTAGAGTGTGGGCGCAAGTTTGCCCGCAGCGATGAACGCAAGAGACATGCCAAGATCCACCAAAGGCAGCGAGAACGCCGAGTGGACAGGGCCGGCATCACACCCACCACCATGTTGACCGTGTCACCCACAGACTCCCTCATCATGCAGACCTCTTCCCCCTGCCTCGCCTCTTCATCTCCCCTCACCATCCAGACGTCCTCCACGTGCTTcacctcctcatcctcctgCTTCACCTCCTCCCTGTCTCAGGTTTACACCACCTCTCCGTCCCCCAACCTCTACCCCTCGTCCTGCTCCTCTCCGATGGGGAGTCCTCAGTCAGAGCTGCCTTCTCCCCACAGCACCAACATCTGCTGA
- the ccdc65 gene encoding dynein regulatory complex subunit 2: MPKKQVKGEVTEEERLLQLQQRAQAEEEMAKKKEETLTLYLKDKLQKEQRNASVNLLKLIESWRKNLRQARDAEQLKHVAILQQTNERKLDEQNFIMQKTKRELEEADRHADQVQRCHLQQEEDLLGQRDRVLMDLEQQWESSLQNLSFILSSEMEKMWADFQQQNQKLVDLCLPAKIHDKCMCEYIEKLHQEVVDSNMKNQQDLEFLKKKVNMDDRSVLNQQVLQETRDSLNELDKKMSSMQQINTKLMIFRRLKDKANKLRQQISSLEAENHLMEQEVNTGKNKLNQKCHKLQDQLAQGRQEVRKEIADFSMQGAAFTKNLQAVITKGEKVLRAAELCNKLQNQQKVLPLSSEGDTHPRNRAEQEVCESAELQELQKHLNSALLHREALRNHSEDLRQENQQLQVLVDRLDDSLEGHLAPLPVLQVQITSVPPATDRRHTVIEAAHIVKYCLLDS; this comes from the exons ATGCCGAAGAAACAGGTGAAAGGAGAGGTGACGGAGGAGGAGAGACTCCTGCAGCTTCAGCAGAGAGCACAGGCTGAGGAGGAGATGGCTAAGAAGAAAGAGGAGACGCTAACGCTGTATCTGAAG GACAAGCTTCAGAAGGAGCAGAGGAACGCGTCCGTGAACCTGCTGAAGCTGATTGAAAGCTGGAGGAAGAACCTGCGTCAGGCTAGAGATGCTGAGCAGCTTAAACATGTCGCAATCCTACAGCAGACGAATGAGAGGAAGCTGGATGAGCAGAACTTTATCATGCAG AAAACAAAGAGGGAGCTGGAGGAGGCAGACCGTCACGCCGATCAGGTGCAGCGGTGCCAcctgcagcaggaggaggatCTGTTGGGTCAGCGTGACAGAGTTCTGATGGATCTGGAGCAGCAGTGGGAAAGCAGCCTGCAGAACTTGAGCTTTATATTAAGCTCAGAGAT GGAGAAGATGTGGGCTGACTTCCAGCAGCAGAATCAAAAACTGGTGGATCTCTGTCTGCCTGCAAAGATACACGATAAATGCATGTGTGAATACATCGAGAAGCTCCACCAAGAGGTCGTGGATTCAAACATGAAGAATCAGCAAGACCTG GAATTTTTAAAGAAGAAAGTCAACATGGACGACAGATCTGTTCTGAACCAGCAGGTTCTCCAGGAGACCAGAGACAGCCTGAATGAGCTAGACAAGAAAATGTCCAGCATGCAGCAGATCAACACCAAGCTAATGATCTTTAGGAGGCTGAAG GACAAAGCCAACAAGCTGAGACAGCAGATCTCTTCCTTAGAAGCAGAGAATCATCTGATGGAGCAGGAAGTGAACACCGGCAAAAACAAACTTAACCAAAAGTGTCACAAGCTCCAGGACCAGCTGGCCCAAGGTCGCCAGGAAGTGAGGAAGGAGATCGCTGACTTCAGCATGCAAGGTGCCGCCTTCACCAAGAATCTGCAGGCTGTGATCACCAAG GGCGAGAAGGTTCTACGAGCTGCAGAGCTGTGCAACAAGCTGCAGAACCAACAGAAGGTACTGCCACTATCATCAGAGGGTGACACACATCCGAGGAACAGAGCAGAACAG GAGGTCTGTGAgtctgcagagctgcaggagctgcagaagCATCTTAACTCTGCCCTGCTGCACAGAGAAGCTCTGAGGAACCACAGCGAGGATCTGAGGCAGGAGAACCAGCAGCTGCAGGTCCTGGTGGATCGGCTTGACGACAGCCTCGAGGGACATCTCGCTCCGCTGCCGGTTCTCCAGGTTCAGATAACCTCTGTCCCGCCGGCGACAGACAGACGGCACACCGTCATCGAAGCTGCGCACATCGTTAAATACTGCCTGTTAGACAGCTGA